In one Oncorhynchus masou masou isolate Uvic2021 chromosome 23, UVic_Omas_1.1, whole genome shotgun sequence genomic region, the following are encoded:
- the LOC135510732 gene encoding mitotic spindle assembly checkpoint protein MAD2A-like, whose translation MTSTLKGITLKGSAELVAEFFSFGINSILYQRGIYPPETFSRVTQYDMSLQLTTDTKLKSYLTNVVSQLKEWLFDCTVQKLVLVITCLETNEVLERWQFDIECDKSAKEISAPREKSIKSIQDEIRSVIRQITATVTFLPLLETACAFDLLVYTDKDLEVPDKWEESGPQIIDQSEEVRLRSFTTSIHKVNSMVTYKRTDSA comes from the exons ATGACGAGCACACTGAAAGGTATTACCCTGAAAGGAAGCGCTGAGCTTGTGGCCGAGTTTTTCT CATTCGGTATCAACAGCATCCTGTACCAGCGAGGGATCTACCCTCCGGAGACGTTCTCTCGAGTCACCCAGTATGACATGAGCCTTCAACTCACTACTGACACCAAGCTGAAGAGCTACCTGACCAACGTGGTATCTCAACTCAAAG AGTGGCTGTTTGACTGCACAGTGCAGAAGCTGGTGCTGGTGATCACATGTCTGGAGACCAACGAGGTGCTGGAGAGGTGGCAGTTTGACATTGAGTGTGACAAGAGTGCCAAGGAGATCAG TGCTCCCAGGGAGAAATCCATCAAGTCCATCCAGGATGAGATTCGCTCAGTCATCAGACAGATCACTGCCACTGTCACCTTCCTACCCCTGCTGGAGACTGCCT GTGCCTTCGACCTCCTCGTCTACACCGACAAGGACCTGGAAGTGCCGGACAAGTGGGAGGAGTCAGGCCCCCAGATCATTGACCAGTCGGAGGAGGTTCGCCTGCGCTCCTTCACCACCTCCATCCACAAGGTCAACAGCATGGTGACCTACAAGAGGACCGACTCAGCCTAG